Proteins encoded within one genomic window of Candidatus Berkiella cookevillensis:
- a CDS encoding XrtA/PEP-CTERM system amidotransferase, translating to MCGISGIFAYQASKQIDKAVLTAMNHRISHRGPDDEGFHFQSEIALGHRRLSIIDLSTGKQPIYNEDKSVVVVFNGEIYNYIALRNELVSQGHQFQTLTDTEVIVHAYEQWGEACVNRFQGMFAFALWDNLKKSLFIARDRLGIKPLYYSYLRSGMFIFASELKALTAHPDFNFTIDAQSVDEYFTFGYVPDPKTIYKNTFKLAPGHHLTINQSGVMSQPKQYWDLCFEPNIIKESDAIEECLEMLDATVNSHLISDVPIGAFLSGGVDSSAVVSAMSRYTNDIKTCSVVFSEKSHDEAMYAAQLSKLFKTEHQEYRLEPIDVDLLDDFSTLYDEPFADSSAIPTYRVCQVARTRVKVMLSGDGGDETIAGYRRYRFHTREERLKSILPYTIRSPLFGLLGRFYPKLDWAPRYLRAKSTFQALSRDTLSGYMNSIALFKDDYRKLLYHDSFSRQLRDSHPLDVFKEHAQNFQGHSGLALVQYLDMKTYLPGDILTKVDRASMAHGLEVRVPLLDHKWVEWSARLADTLKIKQDDGKYLFKKALCKRLPKEILYRKKQGFAVPLQQWFKGSLRARVYALKESTLLKQSNIFNIKLIDKIVEQHLSATHDHSAMLWSLLVFENFQKKLMCEDYKGNHYVNKKNTASV from the coding sequence ATGTGTGGCATTTCAGGCATTTTTGCATATCAAGCATCAAAGCAAATTGATAAAGCAGTGCTGACTGCAATGAATCATCGTATTTCACATCGTGGCCCAGATGATGAGGGATTTCATTTTCAGTCTGAAATTGCGCTTGGACATAGACGTTTATCTATTATTGATCTTAGCACTGGAAAACAGCCCATTTACAATGAAGATAAATCAGTGGTTGTGGTGTTTAATGGTGAAATATATAACTATATAGCGCTGAGAAATGAATTGGTGAGTCAAGGGCATCAATTTCAAACCCTGACAGATACGGAGGTTATTGTACATGCCTATGAGCAATGGGGTGAAGCCTGTGTGAATCGCTTCCAAGGCATGTTTGCTTTTGCACTTTGGGATAATCTAAAAAAATCTCTTTTTATTGCAAGAGATCGATTGGGTATTAAGCCACTTTACTATAGCTATTTACGCTCAGGGATGTTTATTTTTGCTTCGGAGTTAAAAGCGCTAACAGCACATCCCGATTTTAATTTCACAATCGATGCGCAAAGTGTGGATGAATATTTTACTTTTGGTTATGTTCCCGATCCTAAAACAATTTATAAAAATACTTTTAAATTAGCGCCTGGTCACCATTTAACAATCAATCAAAGTGGCGTTATGAGCCAGCCTAAGCAATATTGGGATCTTTGTTTTGAGCCTAATATCATAAAAGAATCAGATGCCATAGAAGAATGTTTGGAAATGTTAGATGCTACTGTCAATAGTCACCTTATATCAGATGTACCTATAGGTGCTTTCTTATCGGGTGGTGTTGATTCAAGTGCGGTTGTTTCTGCAATGAGTCGATATACAAATGATATAAAAACTTGCTCAGTGGTATTTTCAGAAAAATCTCACGATGAAGCTATGTATGCTGCGCAACTTTCTAAACTCTTTAAGACCGAGCATCAGGAATATCGCTTAGAGCCTATCGATGTTGATTTATTAGATGATTTTTCTACTCTTTATGATGAACCTTTTGCAGATAGCTCTGCTATTCCTACCTATAGAGTCTGTCAAGTAGCGCGTACACGTGTAAAAGTAATGTTGTCAGGAGATGGTGGTGATGAAACCATTGCGGGATACAGAAGATATAGATTTCACACACGTGAAGAGCGTTTAAAAAGTATATTGCCCTATACCATACGTTCTCCATTATTTGGATTATTAGGGAGATTCTACCCAAAACTAGATTGGGCGCCGCGCTATTTGCGTGCAAAATCAACTTTTCAAGCATTGAGCCGCGATACGCTCTCTGGCTATATGAATAGCATTGCTTTGTTTAAAGATGATTACCGAAAGCTTTTGTATCACGATAGCTTTAGTCGTCAACTGAGAGACAGTCATCCATTAGATGTATTTAAAGAGCATGCTCAAAATTTTCAAGGGCATTCTGGTTTAGCACTGGTTCAGTATCTGGATATGAAAACCTATTTGCCGGGTGATATCTTAACAAAAGTGGATAGAGCCAGTATGGCACATGGCTTAGAAGTGCGAGTGCCACTTTTGGATCATAAATGGGTTGAGTGGTCTGCACGTTTGGCAGATACACTGAAAATCAAGCAAGATGATGGTAAATATCTTTTTAAGAAAGCCTTGTGTAAACGCCTTCCCAAAGAGATTTTATATAGAAAAAAGCAAGGATTTGCAGTACCCTTACAACAATGGTTTAAAGGTAGTTTGCGTGCCAGGGTATATGCCTTAAAAGAGAGTACTCTATTAAAGCAATCGAATATTTTCAATATTAAATTAATTGACAAAATTGTCGAACAACATTTATCTGCAACACATGATCATAGTGCTATGCTGTGGAGTCTATTGGTGTTTGAAAATTTTCAGAAAAAACTCATGTGCGAAGACTATAAAGGGAATCATTATGTCAACAAAAAAAATACTGCATCTGTTTGA
- a CDS encoding lipopolysaccharide biosynthesis protein, with protein sequence MSQLAQQFQSSLLFSFMDKYLGYILRFISTIIIARLLSPEEIGIFSVAFVIIGLGHVLRDFGVAQYLIQEKDLRDHKIKAAFATMFMIAWSMWFILYLGKDLLAAFYDEPRLTSALNILIIIFLLAPFGSIRIALMRRQMMFKTLAKINIFSYITLFIVTLVLCYFKFSFMALVWGQLAGVLATNLGCVLVCRKNYWYFPSLQGARAVIKFGFNITLANIIENLAEGAPDLFIGKFMNMQAVGIYSRAQGCVGLFKIFVTASVWPVILPYFSIKNRAGIQLLPDYLTAISIYTIFAWPFFIALMVLAEPIVLLLYGQQWHASILLVQILCLSAIFEASFPFRAPLLVALGNTQLNLKLQFMTSGMKIMAILIGSCYGLIYAALSLVLSEFIAQLYIFHGLKSVVKLNFMNWFEQVRLSLLVSILLGVVCFSLKLLSANYAISHWQLIMSAIALCALLWLAVVLYFKHPLSQHLVQFYSRFKRRSLREETL encoded by the coding sequence TTGAGTCAATTAGCTCAGCAATTTCAAAGCTCTCTTTTATTTTCCTTTATGGATAAATATTTGGGATATATTTTAAGATTTATATCTACCATCATTATTGCACGTCTTTTATCGCCTGAAGAAATTGGAATATTTTCCGTTGCTTTTGTGATTATTGGCTTAGGGCATGTGTTACGTGATTTTGGAGTGGCGCAATACTTAATTCAAGAAAAAGATTTAAGAGATCATAAAATTAAAGCTGCCTTTGCTACAATGTTTATGATTGCATGGAGTATGTGGTTTATCTTATATCTTGGAAAAGATCTCTTGGCAGCATTTTACGATGAGCCAAGGTTAACATCGGCTTTAAACATACTAATTATTATTTTCTTACTCGCACCCTTTGGTTCTATTCGCATTGCATTAATGCGACGCCAAATGATGTTCAAAACACTCGCAAAAATAAATATCTTTTCTTACATTACACTCTTTATTGTGACTTTGGTTTTATGCTATTTCAAATTTAGTTTTATGGCTTTGGTATGGGGACAACTTGCAGGCGTATTGGCAACCAATCTGGGGTGTGTGCTTGTTTGTAGAAAGAACTATTGGTATTTCCCAAGTCTACAAGGCGCAAGAGCGGTTATAAAATTTGGTTTTAATATTACGCTTGCCAATATTATAGAAAATCTTGCAGAAGGTGCGCCGGATTTATTTATTGGCAAATTCATGAATATGCAGGCTGTCGGTATATATAGCCGTGCCCAAGGTTGTGTTGGCTTATTTAAAATATTTGTAACAGCAAGTGTATGGCCTGTTATATTGCCTTATTTCTCAATCAAAAATAGAGCAGGTATTCAATTACTGCCAGATTATTTAACAGCAATATCGATTTATACAATATTTGCTTGGCCATTTTTCATTGCATTAATGGTATTAGCAGAACCCATTGTGCTTTTGCTGTATGGGCAACAATGGCATGCCTCTATTCTCTTGGTTCAGATACTATGTTTATCGGCTATTTTTGAAGCATCATTTCCTTTTCGTGCGCCTTTATTAGTGGCTTTAGGTAATACTCAATTGAATTTAAAACTTCAATTTATGACTTCTGGTATGAAGATTATGGCTATTTTGATAGGTAGTTGTTATGGTTTAATATATGCTGCATTGAGTTTGGTGCTGTCCGAATTTATTGCGCAGCTATACATATTTCATGGTTTGAAATCAGTTGTTAAACTAAACTTTATGAATTGGTTTGAGCAGGTTCGATTGAGTTTGCTTGTTAGTATTTTATTGGGTGTTGTTTGTTTCTCTTTAAAATTATTATCTGCAAATTATGCAATATCGCACTGGCAGTTAATAATGAGTGCGATAGCGCTGTGTGCTTTGCTTTGGTTAGCTGTAGTGCTGTATTTTAAGCATCCGCTTTCTCAACATTTAGTTCAATTTTATAGTCGGTTTAAGCGCAGAAGTCTAAGGGAAGAGACATTATGA
- a CDS encoding glycosyltransferase codes for MTKRVKILHIIYQLSVGGLENGLVNLINSLPEDKYEHHILSLTTASHFKERIKSCNCIVSCLDKKIGPLFWYYAKIFHIIKQYQPDIVHTRNLASIECQFLAFLASVPVRLHGEHGRDTTDLKGENKKNLRLKALLKPFIHKFIPLSKELESKLIENASVAQDKIIQIYNGVNINRFQNRYKRIKNYVEEPFVIVTVGRLQAVKNFEILIKAFSRLQLEMQTELKLWIVGDGPLKESLVALCQELTIEKNVIFWGERQDIPELLQEADLFVLPSLVEGVSNTILEAMGCGLAIIASEVGGNPELIQQDYNGQLFDPHNAIQLKDIIKDYVVNQSMRIQQGENSRKRVEQCFSLELMVEQYHNLYSLRF; via the coding sequence ATGACTAAAAGAGTAAAAATATTACACATTATTTATCAATTAAGCGTCGGTGGGCTAGAAAATGGATTGGTAAATCTGATCAATAGCTTGCCAGAAGATAAATATGAGCATCATATTTTAAGTTTAACAACAGCAAGTCATTTCAAAGAGAGAATTAAAAGTTGTAATTGTATTGTGAGTTGTTTGGACAAAAAAATAGGCCCTTTGTTTTGGTATTATGCGAAAATTTTTCATATTATAAAGCAATATCAGCCAGATATCGTTCATACGAGAAATTTAGCATCGATTGAATGCCAGTTTCTGGCCTTTTTAGCATCTGTTCCAGTACGCTTGCATGGTGAGCATGGACGTGACACGACCGATCTAAAAGGTGAAAATAAAAAAAATCTACGTTTAAAGGCACTGTTAAAGCCCTTTATACATAAATTTATACCATTATCTAAAGAGCTGGAATCTAAGCTTATTGAAAATGCATCTGTGGCACAAGATAAAATTATACAAATCTATAATGGTGTCAATATAAATAGATTTCAAAATCGGTACAAGCGCATAAAAAACTATGTAGAAGAGCCTTTTGTTATTGTAACTGTTGGTAGACTTCAAGCTGTTAAAAATTTTGAGATTTTGATAAAAGCTTTTTCAAGATTGCAGCTAGAAATGCAGACAGAATTAAAATTATGGATAGTGGGAGATGGGCCGCTGAAAGAATCTTTAGTGGCATTGTGCCAAGAACTCACTATAGAAAAAAACGTTATTTTCTGGGGAGAAAGGCAGGATATTCCTGAATTGTTGCAAGAGGCGGATTTGTTTGTATTACCCTCATTGGTTGAAGGTGTTTCAAACACTATTTTAGAAGCAATGGGATGTGGTTTAGCGATTATTGCCTCAGAGGTCGGTGGGAATCCTGAATTGATACAACAAGATTATAATGGACAGCTTTTTGATCCCCATAATGCAATCCAACTGAAGGATATAATAAAAGATTATGTAGTCAATCAATCAATGAGAATACAGCAAGGTGAAAACAGCAGAAAACGGGTAGAGCAGTGTTTTTCGCTTGAGCTAATGGTTGAGCAATATCACAATCTGTATAGTCTTCGTTTTTGA
- a CDS encoding TIGR04063 family PEP-CTERM/XrtA system glycosyltransferase — protein MSTKKILHLFDHSIPLQSGYSFRSRAILMQQKQMGYEVKAITSNRQGKTAHNQESIDGIEFYRSDMGEHSFYRFPIVKQIETIMSLRTKIKAVVEDWWPDVIHSHSPVLSALAALSICRHYHIPLVYEIRAFWEDAAVDYGTHSELGLRYRLIKYLETKVCMQANHITTICDGLKNDLLSRGISNNKITVIPNAVDLSKFTQVALISKNKHGIAQKYQLQNGFVIGFIGSLYAYEGLDVAIEAFRSIKSVIPNAKLLIVGDGPQLEVWRRIAQTNKFANDIIFTGKVPHNEVKMFYEIIDVLVYPRKKMRLTDLVTPLKPLEAMAMGKGVVASDVGGHKELIRNRENGLLFRAEDAQDFKNKIIEISNKKLRESLVARGLKFVTLERNWPNSVKRYENVYEQCI, from the coding sequence ATGTCAACAAAAAAAATACTGCATCTGTTTGATCACTCCATCCCATTACAAAGTGGTTATAGCTTTAGAAGTCGTGCAATATTAATGCAGCAAAAGCAGATGGGCTATGAGGTTAAAGCGATTACCAGTAATCGACAAGGAAAAACAGCGCATAATCAAGAAAGCATTGACGGTATTGAATTCTACCGCTCTGATATGGGAGAGCATTCCTTCTATCGTTTTCCTATTGTGAAGCAGATAGAAACAATCATGAGTTTAAGAACAAAAATCAAAGCAGTGGTAGAAGATTGGTGGCCAGATGTGATCCATTCACATTCGCCTGTATTAAGTGCTTTGGCTGCGTTGTCTATTTGTCGCCACTATCATATTCCTTTGGTATATGAGATTCGCGCTTTTTGGGAAGATGCTGCTGTTGATTATGGCACACATTCTGAATTGGGATTGCGATACAGACTGATAAAATATCTTGAAACGAAAGTTTGCATGCAAGCCAATCATATTACCACTATTTGTGATGGATTAAAAAATGATTTACTGTCGCGTGGTATTTCAAATAACAAAATAACGGTTATTCCAAATGCGGTGGATTTGAGTAAATTTACTCAAGTAGCACTTATTTCAAAAAATAAACACGGTATTGCACAGAAATATCAACTACAAAACGGGTTTGTTATAGGTTTTATCGGTTCATTGTATGCCTATGAAGGTTTAGATGTGGCCATTGAAGCTTTTAGATCTATTAAAAGCGTTATTCCCAATGCAAAGTTACTTATTGTTGGGGATGGGCCACAACTTGAGGTCTGGAGACGCATTGCGCAAACAAATAAATTTGCAAATGATATTATTTTCACAGGCAAAGTGCCACATAATGAGGTGAAAATGTTTTATGAAATCATTGATGTGCTTGTGTATCCAAGAAAAAAGATGCGATTAACTGATCTTGTGACACCTTTAAAACCATTGGAGGCGATGGCAATGGGCAAAGGGGTGGTTGCTTCTGATGTCGGTGGACACAAAGAACTCATTCGCAATCGTGAGAATGGTTTGTTATTTAGGGCAGAAGATGCTCAAGACTTTAAAAACAAAATTATTGAAATCAGTAATAAAAAACTTAGAGAATCATTGGTTGCACGTGGGCTTAAATTTGTTACTTTAGAAAGAAATTGGCCTAATAGTGTAAAGCGCTATGAGAATGTGTATGAGCAATGTATATAA
- a CDS encoding phenylacetate--CoA ligase family protein, protein MAKSVDKMYSKLVSKILFPMHEKIKGHRTVQCLKQLEKTQWETVEQIKKRQLQRLHILLKEAELHSPYYRDVFVAANLDANNIRSLEILSTLPFLDKKLIRENFEGIKHRHAKNLIAYRTGGSTGEPLHLLVSKMRIAHDVAAKWRATRWWRVDMGDKELVLWGSGIECQRQGWLRNMRDKLMRSYLIPAKNLSSQEMDKIINFIKDYKPKMLFGYPSILGYIGKYSQQTNQPLNKLGIKVAFVTSEVLDDALKQTIQKAFGCVVANGYGGRDAGFIAHSCPMGNMHITAEDIIVEIIDENGKVVPPGHLGEVVVTHLASHGFPFIRYRTGDLAIYDESPCACHRGLPILKDIIGRKSDLIYAFNGAAVHRAEIVKPITAFKKIERFQFVQKTLQSSILKIKGEVLDKIEVSKLTADLKILLGQELDLKIDYVDDLLFEKSGKYKFVISELYQ, encoded by the coding sequence ATGGCAAAGAGTGTCGATAAAATGTATAGCAAACTTGTATCAAAAATTTTATTCCCGATGCATGAAAAGATCAAAGGACATCGAACGGTACAATGTCTCAAACAACTTGAGAAGACGCAATGGGAGACCGTAGAGCAAATTAAAAAAAGACAGCTCCAAAGATTGCACATACTTTTAAAAGAGGCTGAACTACATTCTCCCTATTACAGAGATGTATTTGTGGCAGCTAATTTGGATGCAAATAATATTCGATCATTAGAAATACTTTCCACACTGCCATTTTTAGACAAAAAATTAATCAGAGAAAATTTTGAAGGTATTAAACACAGACATGCTAAAAACCTGATAGCTTATCGCACCGGTGGTTCAACAGGTGAGCCTTTACATTTATTGGTTTCGAAAATGCGAATTGCACATGACGTGGCTGCAAAATGGAGAGCAACGCGTTGGTGGCGTGTTGATATGGGTGATAAAGAATTAGTGCTTTGGGGCTCTGGTATTGAGTGCCAGAGACAAGGCTGGCTTAGAAATATGCGCGATAAACTCATGAGAAGCTATCTGATTCCTGCTAAAAATCTAAGCAGCCAAGAAATGGATAAAATCATAAATTTTATAAAGGATTATAAACCTAAAATGCTCTTTGGTTATCCCTCTATTCTAGGATATATCGGTAAATATTCGCAACAAACGAATCAGCCACTCAATAAGCTTGGGATAAAAGTTGCTTTTGTTACTTCGGAAGTATTGGATGATGCACTAAAGCAAACGATCCAGAAGGCATTTGGCTGTGTGGTTGCCAATGGTTATGGGGGTAGAGATGCAGGTTTTATTGCACATAGCTGCCCTATGGGAAATATGCACATTACAGCAGAAGACATTATTGTTGAAATTATTGATGAAAATGGGAAGGTTGTCCCACCTGGGCACTTGGGAGAAGTGGTTGTTACACATTTAGCAAGCCATGGCTTTCCTTTTATTCGATATCGAACAGGCGATTTAGCAATTTATGATGAAAGTCCTTGTGCTTGTCATAGAGGGTTGCCTATCTTAAAAGATATTATTGGAAGAAAAAGTGATTTAATTTACGCTTTTAATGGTGCTGCTGTACATCGTGCAGAAATTGTTAAGCCCATTACAGCTTTTAAAAAAATCGAGCGATTTCAGTTTGTTCAAAAAACACTTCAATCTTCTATTTTGAAGATCAAGGGAGAAGTTCTAGACAAGATAGAGGTTTCTAAATTAACCGCTGATTTGAAGATACTATTAGGGCAAGAACTTGATTTGAAAATTGATTATGTTGATGATCTACTGTTTGAAAAGTCTGGAAAATATAAATTTGTTATTTCGGAATTGTACCAATAA
- the xrtA gene encoding exosortase A, with protein sequence MQIFSKKRIEPYVCLLFSFLTVLVLFHESFGTLWQKWMTSGTYAHGFLIPIVSLYLIWLKKDEVASLTVKPTAWGLLPIVACILLWQAGKFAYVLIVQQLSVVTLLIALVYLFLGRKIFQSLWFPLAYLYFCIPFGNFLIEPLQNLTAFITVKALMLSGISVYAEGWNITTSRGSFEVAAACSGIRYLIASIALGIIFAHFAYRTFWRKTLFIGLCIVIPLVGNGIRAYGIIVLAHFTHMKLAIGFDHLIYGWLFFGLIMLSLFWLGNKLRSETEVEVNVPLKKICNESSNAEDSLVVSIDAIKSWILVLGFVGLLAINHSFWGNLNIAPIQQKAFSFELSSADWHPIEKKSIEWLPVFPGADERVLSHFVGRENKEIDLFYARFLSEAEGKELIASNNYFFDSGVWRLAAHKTTQMQFSGKSIRCTEYDIFNRFDRRLIWVWYRVNGIDTHSPIITKILIVFFKLLGNLQPPMVIAVSSGYQYYPEQARAELKEFSTAVNLNIDHG encoded by the coding sequence ATGCAAATATTCTCTAAAAAACGGATAGAGCCTTATGTCTGTTTGCTGTTTAGCTTTTTAACAGTACTTGTTTTATTTCATGAAAGCTTTGGTACTTTATGGCAAAAATGGATGACTTCTGGTACCTATGCACATGGTTTTTTAATTCCTATTGTTTCTTTATACCTGATTTGGCTTAAAAAAGATGAGGTGGCAAGCTTAACAGTTAAACCAACTGCCTGGGGATTGCTCCCGATTGTTGCATGTATTTTATTATGGCAAGCTGGCAAATTTGCTTATGTGTTGATAGTGCAGCAATTGAGTGTTGTAACGCTTCTGATTGCCTTGGTTTATTTGTTTTTAGGTCGAAAAATCTTTCAATCGCTTTGGTTTCCATTGGCTTATTTATATTTTTGTATACCCTTTGGTAATTTTTTGATTGAACCTCTACAAAATCTCACTGCCTTTATCACAGTAAAAGCTCTAATGCTTTCAGGAATATCGGTTTATGCGGAAGGATGGAACATTACAACCTCGCGCGGTAGCTTTGAGGTTGCTGCTGCATGTAGTGGTATTCGTTATTTGATTGCATCCATTGCCTTAGGAATTATTTTTGCACATTTTGCTTATCGCACATTTTGGCGCAAGACATTGTTTATTGGCTTATGTATTGTCATACCTCTGGTGGGTAATGGGATCAGAGCGTATGGCATCATTGTATTAGCGCATTTTACACATATGAAATTAGCCATTGGCTTTGATCATCTCATTTACGGTTGGCTGTTTTTTGGGCTGATTATGTTGTCGTTGTTTTGGTTGGGAAATAAATTGCGCTCTGAAACAGAGGTAGAAGTGAATGTGCCGCTTAAAAAAATCTGCAACGAATCTAGCAACGCCGAAGATTCACTTGTTGTGAGTATAGATGCCATTAAAAGCTGGATACTTGTCTTGGGATTTGTTGGGTTGCTCGCGATTAATCACTCTTTTTGGGGTAATCTAAACATTGCTCCGATACAGCAAAAAGCTTTTAGCTTTGAGTTATCATCTGCAGATTGGCATCCCATTGAAAAAAAGAGTATAGAATGGTTGCCTGTGTTTCCAGGAGCTGATGAGCGTGTGCTTTCTCATTTTGTAGGCAGAGAAAATAAAGAAATAGACTTATTTTATGCACGTTTTTTGAGTGAGGCCGAAGGTAAAGAGTTAATTGCCTCAAATAATTATTTTTTTGATTCTGGCGTTTGGCGTTTAGCAGCGCATAAAACAACGCAGATGCAGTTTTCAGGAAAATCTATTCGCTGCACTGAATATGATATTTTCAATCGATTTGACCGGCGATTAATCTGGGTCTGGTATCGGGTCAATGGCATTGATACACACAGTCCGATTATAACAAAAATATTGATTGTATTTTTTAAGTTATTAGGGAATTTACAGCCACCCATGGTGATTGCAGTCAGTTCTGGCTATCAATATTATCCAGAGCAGGCGCGCGCAGAGCTAAAAGAATTTTCAACCGCTGTAAATTTGAATATTGATCATGGTTGA
- a CDS encoding glycosyltransferase family 4 protein, whose amino-acid sequence MSNVYKKNDLSVAIVGPISPPNGGMAMQGKLLSERLKSEGVSVGYVPVNFSLRPYWLNNIRIMRAVIRFFIYLSKLRAATKKYKIFHILANSGLSWYLYATPAIAIAKLKRCYVIINYRGGNAQSFFHKHKSWILPFLKCADQIIVPSDFLKDVFKTYDLDAKIIPNIVAENKEHSLRPIKLNDNMNLIVTRNLESIYGIETIIRAFYRVSQSYPKVTLKIAGSGSERENLEKLVQQLSLTDSVEFLGRLARNQMTELYLSADILLNASTVDNMPNAILEAQSFGVPVISTDVGGIPFIVKNDVNAILIKPRNPESMAEAIIHLIKNPALRERLSLNGLENIQNYTWEKIGPQWMDSYYGKECR is encoded by the coding sequence ATGAGCAATGTATATAAAAAAAATGATTTAAGTGTTGCTATCGTTGGGCCAATTTCTCCACCCAATGGAGGTATGGCAATGCAAGGGAAGTTATTGAGTGAGCGCTTAAAAAGCGAGGGTGTTAGCGTTGGCTATGTGCCAGTAAACTTCTCTTTGCGCCCCTATTGGCTTAATAATATTCGGATTATGAGAGCCGTCATTCGATTTTTTATTTATTTATCAAAACTAAGGGCTGCTACTAAAAAATATAAAATATTTCATATTTTGGCAAATTCAGGGCTGTCTTGGTATTTATATGCGACACCTGCAATTGCTATTGCAAAATTAAAAAGATGCTATGTTATTATTAACTATAGAGGTGGAAATGCACAATCTTTCTTTCATAAACATAAAAGTTGGATTTTACCTTTTTTAAAATGTGCCGATCAAATCATTGTTCCTTCCGATTTTTTGAAAGATGTTTTTAAGACGTATGATCTTGATGCCAAAATAATCCCCAATATTGTTGCTGAAAATAAAGAACATTCATTGCGCCCCATAAAATTGAATGACAACATGAATTTGATTGTTACAAGAAATTTAGAATCTATTTATGGCATTGAAACAATTATTCGCGCATTCTATCGAGTTTCTCAGAGCTACCCTAAAGTGACACTTAAAATTGCGGGTAGTGGTTCAGAAAGAGAAAACTTGGAAAAATTAGTACAGCAATTGTCATTGACTGATTCTGTGGAATTTTTAGGGCGTTTGGCTAGAAATCAAATGACAGAATTATATTTGTCAGCAGATATTTTATTGAATGCAAGTACGGTTGATAATATGCCTAATGCAATATTAGAGGCTCAATCATTTGGTGTTCCTGTTATTTCTACTGATGTTGGTGGCATACCCTTTATTGTTAAAAATGATGTAAATGCAATACTGATCAAACCGAGAAATCCTGAAAGTATGGCGGAAGCAATCATTCATTTAATTAAAAATCCAGCATTAAGAGAAAGATTATCCCTCAATGGATTAGAAAATATCCAAAATTATACTTGGGAAAAAATTGGGCCTCAATGGATGGATTCTTATTATGGCAAAGAGTGTCGATAA